A single region of the Hoeflea prorocentri genome encodes:
- a CDS encoding ABC transporter substrate-binding protein: MNRRLNRRFVTGSTFRLIDRRDVLRGPFRILLAALSIGFVSSADSRAETGVHSDRIVLGQSAAFNGPAASLGTAFRDGLNAAFKAVNRSGGIHGRHIRLIGYDDGYEPEQAIANTKKLIDDDAVFALIGEVGTPTSRAAHPLSEKAGIPFVAPFTGASFLRDPALITAINLRASYAQEAEALIGYLTGSEHMSRIAVLYQDDTFGRVGLNGVREALKRRDMAPVSEETFRRNTTAVKRALLSIRRSQPEAVIIVGPYEPAAVFIKTAAQIGFEPTFAALSFVGSKALAAELHPNDHAVVVSQVVPLFDDRTLPLAKNFLDALTAANPQAEAGFVTLEGYIAGRLVAEALRRLGPQPTRSAFLDLFKSPATFDIDGMVLEFGPGDNQGSDRVFLTAIGEDGSFVALDAGL, from the coding sequence ATGAACCGGCGACTCAACCGGCGGTTCGTCACAGGCTCGACCTTCCGCCTCATCGACCGGAGGGACGTTCTGCGCGGTCCATTTCGCATCCTGCTTGCAGCACTCTCGATCGGCTTTGTTTCCTCCGCAGACAGCCGGGCGGAAACCGGCGTTCATTCAGACCGGATCGTTCTCGGCCAATCGGCGGCCTTCAACGGCCCGGCCGCCTCGCTCGGAACCGCGTTCCGGGACGGACTGAACGCCGCCTTCAAAGCGGTCAACCGGTCGGGCGGCATTCATGGCCGACATATCCGGCTTATCGGGTATGATGACGGCTATGAGCCGGAACAGGCAATCGCCAACACGAAAAAGCTGATCGACGACGACGCGGTCTTCGCACTGATCGGAGAGGTCGGCACGCCGACATCGCGCGCCGCCCACCCGCTTTCGGAGAAGGCGGGCATTCCCTTCGTTGCGCCCTTTACCGGCGCCTCGTTCCTGCGTGATCCCGCCCTTATCACTGCCATCAACCTGCGCGCCTCCTACGCTCAGGAGGCTGAAGCGCTGATCGGATATCTGACCGGTAGCGAGCATATGAGCCGCATCGCCGTCCTCTACCAGGACGACACGTTCGGGCGGGTCGGGCTGAATGGGGTGCGCGAGGCGCTGAAGCGGCGGGATATGGCGCCGGTTTCGGAAGAAACGTTCCGGCGCAACACTACCGCCGTCAAGCGCGCGCTGCTTTCTATCCGCCGTTCACAACCGGAAGCCGTCATCATTGTCGGGCCATACGAGCCCGCCGCTGTATTCATCAAGACGGCTGCACAAATCGGCTTCGAGCCGACATTCGCGGCGCTGTCTTTTGTCGGCAGCAAGGCGCTGGCCGCGGAACTCCATCCGAATGATCATGCGGTCGTCGTTTCGCAAGTCGTACCGCTGTTTGACGACCGTACCCTCCCCCTTGCCAAAAACTTCCTCGACGCGCTGACTGCAGCCAATCCGCAGGCCGAGGCAGGTTTTGTCACGCTTGAAGGTTATATCGCCGGAAGGCTGGTTGCCGAGGCGCTGCGCCGGCTCGGACCGCAGCCGACACGAAGCGCTTTTCTCGATCTCTTCAAATCGCCTGCCACATTCGACATAGATGGCATGGTTCTGGAATTCGGCCCAGGTGACAATCAGGGCTCCGACCGCGTCTTCCTGACGGCGATCGGCGAAGACGGCAGCTTTGTCGCCCTGGATGCCGGATTATGA